The Thalassotalea psychrophila genome window below encodes:
- a CDS encoding MmgE/PrpD family protein: MTKQSTSNKKSSATEQLVKQALITRFNDLPSEVIERAKVFISDSVSVGISGSRMPLVAAVKNLAMSHGQVASPNSGATIWHSGELMAPACAAMVNGFQIHNQEWDCVHEKAVVHPMAVILSALVAVAEHNNLSGKQLIQGVVAAVEVATRIGACATSPIKFFRPAICGAIGATAGIANMLGLSFTQTLDAMGIAYSHSSGTMQAHVEGSPMLPMQVAFNARNAINAIELAQSGFSGPHNFLEGPFGYFQLMEDSVDISRLTQGLGTDWQICQVAHKPFPTGRAAHGTVDALSELTAKHKFRADVISSINVSAPELICRLVARRPTTTMDANYAKLCNAYIAATYLLTGKVSVEDFETKALRDPERLALAEKVTTSQSNCTDPNALAPQTITVKLINGDEHTLHLENILGHPLRPLSIEQQLQKFTLCCKSASTPFSDQQITTLHRALSQLENLNSVQNLIPLMVQNTKIKEVS, translated from the coding sequence ATGACTAAGCAAAGTACATCTAACAAAAAATCGTCAGCAACCGAACAATTAGTCAAGCAAGCACTCATTACTCGTTTCAATGACCTACCTAGTGAAGTTATCGAGCGAGCAAAAGTATTTATTAGCGATAGTGTTAGCGTTGGAATTAGCGGCTCACGTATGCCATTAGTAGCGGCGGTTAAAAACCTAGCTATGAGCCATGGTCAAGTTGCTAGCCCCAATAGTGGCGCAACAATTTGGCATTCTGGTGAATTAATGGCTCCAGCTTGCGCCGCTATGGTAAACGGTTTTCAAATACACAATCAGGAATGGGATTGTGTACATGAAAAAGCCGTAGTTCATCCAATGGCGGTAATATTATCAGCGCTTGTAGCGGTTGCTGAACATAACAATTTATCCGGTAAACAACTCATTCAAGGAGTGGTAGCTGCGGTCGAAGTGGCGACTCGTATTGGTGCCTGTGCTACATCGCCAATTAAGTTTTTCCGTCCTGCAATATGTGGTGCTATTGGCGCTACTGCTGGTATTGCTAACATGCTGGGGTTAAGTTTCACTCAAACTTTAGATGCTATGGGTATTGCCTACAGCCATAGTAGCGGCACTATGCAAGCTCACGTTGAAGGTTCTCCAATGCTGCCTATGCAAGTGGCGTTTAATGCCCGTAATGCAATTAATGCTATCGAACTTGCTCAATCGGGCTTTAGCGGACCGCACAATTTTCTTGAAGGTCCGTTTGGTTATTTTCAATTGATGGAAGATTCGGTTGATATCAGCAGACTTACCCAAGGTTTAGGAACAGACTGGCAAATTTGCCAAGTTGCTCATAAGCCATTTCCTACGGGTCGTGCAGCACATGGTACTGTTGACGCATTGAGTGAACTCACGGCCAAACATAAATTTAGAGCTGACGTTATTTCATCTATTAACGTTTCTGCTCCTGAGCTTATTTGCCGCTTAGTTGCTCGCCGACCTACAACAACTATGGATGCCAATTACGCCAAATTATGTAATGCCTACATCGCTGCAACATACTTATTAACAGGTAAAGTGTCGGTAGAAGACTTTGAAACTAAGGCCCTGCGTGATCCTGAGCGTTTAGCTTTGGCTGAAAAAGTCACCACCTCACAAAGCAACTGTACCGATCCAAATGCCTTAGCACCGCAAACCATTACGGTAAAATTAATCAATGGAGATGAACATACCCTGCACCTAGAAAATATCCTTGGGCACCCTTTAAGACCACTATCAATAGAACAACAACTGCAAAAGTTTACGCTCTGCTGTAAATCAGCAAGCACACCTTTTAGTGACCAACAAATTACCACACTTCATCGCGCACTTTCTCAATTAGAAAACTTAAACAGCGTACAAAATTTAATACCTCTCATGGTTCAAAATACAAAAATAAAGGAAGTTTCATGA